Below is a window of Prosthecochloris sp. GSB1 DNA.
AGATCATGGACTCAGGAGCGATCGGGCGGCTCATGAACGAGCAGGACGTGGTCATCCATCACTGACCGGCGAACATCCGGTTATCCAACGAAACAACGCTGTTAGACTATCATGCTGCATACCATCAACAAATCGCCTTTCGAAAGCGCAACCATGGAGACCTGCTTCAGGTTTCTTCAGCCCGGGGATCCGGTGCTGTTCATCGAAGACGGCGTCTATGCCGTCGAGTCCGCCAACCGCTTTTCGTCCGATATCCGTGAAGCCCTCGAAAGCAATCCGGTCTATGCTCTCAAGCCGGATCTCGACGCCCGGGGCATCGCAACGCTCACCGAAGGCGTCCTGACCGTGGATTACAACGGCTTCGTCGCCCTGGTCGAGGAGCACCGGATGAACAGCTGGCTTTAGGATGCCGGAGATATTTTCGAAACCATTGCATCACGTGGCTATGAGTACGACATGGGAGAGGGTGATCGCGGAGCGCAGGCATGATATTCTGCGCCGCTGGCAGGAGAAGGGGCTCGGCCTGTTTGCCGAAAAAATGTCTCCCGCAACGCCCATGGGAGAGGCCATGGCAGACGCCATGGAGATGATTCTCGACGGCTTCGCCACGGGCGATGACCTGCCGCGCGAAGGGATATCGCGACTGGCGCGTATTCTGGCCGTGCAATCCTTTCGCCCGTCACGTTCCCTTTCGGTCTTCACGGCCCTCCGGGACGTTCTGCTTGCAAGCGCTCCGGACCGCGACGCGGCCGAGGTGTGCAGGAAACGCATCGAGGCGATGACCTTCGAGGCCTTTGACAGTTTCATGGAGCATCGGGAAAAAATCTACCAGCTCAAGGTAGAGGAAAGCCGTGACAGGATGTACATGCAACTGAGGAGGAGCGTATCATGAAAAAAATTCTCATGCCTGTCGCGGCGGTGGCGCTGCTCGCGCTCATACCCTATGTGGGGGTAGAGTATGCCGGGTTGAGCTACCTGTTCGGGGTCGTCATCCCCTATTCCGCGACCCTTGTTCTCGTCGCCGGCTTTCTTTTCAGGATGGTCGACTGGCTCCGGCGGCCGGTGCCCTTTACCATTGTTTCCACCACCGGGCAGGAGAAGTCCCTGGACTGGATCAGGCAGGACAAGATCGAAAGTCCGTCCAAACCCTGGCACGCCGCCGTCCGCGTGCTTTCCGAAGTCCTCCTGTTCCGTTCGCTGTTTCGCAACAACAGGGCCGAGCTGCGCAAGGGTCCAGATCTTGCATACGGATCCCACAAGTGGCTCTGGCTTGGAGGACTGGTTTTCCACTGGTCACTGCTCGTGATCGTGCTTCGTCACAGCCGGTTCTTCTTTCTCGAACCAGGGCCGTTCTTCCAGTTCCTCGAACAGGCTGACAGCTTTCTCGACGTCACCGTGCCGGCATTCTTCATGACGGACGCGCTGGTGCTCGCTGCGCTCTCCTTTCTCGTGCTGCGTAGGATCGGGGACGCGAAAATGCGGCTTCTTTCACTGCAGACGGATTATTTTCCGCTTTTTCTGATTACGGGAATAGTTGTCGCCGGTATCGCCATGCGATACTTCGCGAAGATCGACGTGATGCCGGTCAAGGATCTCGCGCTGGGTTACATGAAATTCAGTTTCTCCGCTCCGGGAGACATCGGTTCGCTCTTCTATGTCCATCTTTTCCTGATATGTGTCCTGGCCGTCTATTTTCCTTTCAGCAAGCTGGTGCACATGGGGGCGATCTTCATCAGTCCCACGCGGGTCCAGCTGAACAACAGCCGTGAAAAGAGGCACAAGAATCCCTGGAACAAGCCGATCAAGTTCAGGACCTACGCCGAGTACGAGGACGAATACCGGGAAAAGATGAAAAAGGCGAACATTCCGGTTGAAAAGGAATAACCATGTCAAAATATCTGCCGAAACAATCAGAGCTC
It encodes the following:
- the tusB gene encoding sulfurtransferase complex subunit TusB; the protein is MLHTINKSPFESATMETCFRFLQPGDPVLFIEDGVYAVESANRFSSDIREALESNPVYALKPDLDARGIATLTEGVLTVDYNGFVALVEEHRMNSWL
- the dsrM gene encoding sulfate reduction electron transfer complex DsrMKJOP subunit DsrM, whose amino-acid sequence is MKKILMPVAAVALLALIPYVGVEYAGLSYLFGVVIPYSATLVLVAGFLFRMVDWLRRPVPFTIVSTTGQEKSLDWIRQDKIESPSKPWHAAVRVLSEVLLFRSLFRNNRAELRKGPDLAYGSHKWLWLGGLVFHWSLLVIVLRHSRFFFLEPGPFFQFLEQADSFLDVTVPAFFMTDALVLAALSFLVLRRIGDAKMRLLSLQTDYFPLFLITGIVVAGIAMRYFAKIDVMPVKDLALGYMKFSFSAPGDIGSLFYVHLFLICVLAVYFPFSKLVHMGAIFISPTRVQLNNSREKRHKNPWNKPIKFRTYAEYEDEYREKMKKANIPVEKE